A single window of Toxotes jaculatrix isolate fToxJac2 chromosome 4, fToxJac2.pri, whole genome shotgun sequence DNA harbors:
- the LOC121181334 gene encoding uncharacterized protein LOC121181334, producing the protein MLSHHIKRYRKHCLLHYSDCIYVRDENSICVQCCKMMLLCWSTLLLCLSVNAANNLVWREPGGNVTLECSFEKCPSIDKFFGMYLYHEIDEKEEVLFYVNSEKVTPRLRYSERVKTKGIFKNHTITIRDLTVEDSGIYSCVYKKNSDSEVKCNVYLLLISEVVQCSIPKEDHVSERCTLPVLIIVVTCSIGTVAVIISILLIMMMRKWTGRRPRNVPQTSNDYVYEVMTKNGLRPLGSQE; encoded by the exons ATGTTGTCACACCACATCAAACGGTACAGGAAGCACTGTTTGCTACACTATAGCGACTGCATATATGTGAGAGACGAAAACAGCATTTGTGTTCAGTGCTGCAAGATGATGCTGCTCTGTTGGTCTACActgttgctctgtctgtctgtcaatgCAG CGAACAATCTAGTGTGGCGAGAGCCTGGTGGGAACGTCACCTTGGAGTGTTCCTTTGAAAAATGTCCGAGCATCGACAAGTTTTTCGGGATGTATCTGTATCATGAGATAGACGAGAAGGAGGAGGTGCTTTTTTATGTAAATTCTGAAAAAGTCACCCCACGGCTCAGATACTCAGAAAGGGTTAAGACAAAAGGAATTTTTAAGAACCACACCATCACCATCAGAGATCTGACCGTGGAGGACTCTGGTATCTACAGCTGTGTCTACAAAAAGAATTCTGATAGTGAAGTCAAATGCAATGTCTACCTACTGCTTATATCag AAGTGGTACAGTGTTCCATACCAAAAGAAGATCACGTCAGTGAGAGGTGTACACTTCCAGTGTTAATCATTGTCGTCACCTGTTCCATCGGCACAGTGGCAGTCATAATCTCAATCCTGCTGATCATGATG ATGAGAAAATGGACTGGAAGAAGACCAAGAAATGTCCCACAGACGTCCAATGACTATGTGTATGAAGTTATGACCAAGAATGGCCTTCGTCCTCTGGGTTCTCAAGAGTAG